One genomic region from Plasmodium berghei ANKA genome assembly, chromosome: 4 encodes:
- a CDS encoding N2227-like protein, putative yields the protein MPNANEAHKKSKPNDAAYINNDSTDNGYINENKHDPTIYNNHINKQNSNSNMEINYNRQNDENGECSRDINNYNDVKENNCDECNDNNCCNSHKDCYDDDNNIDMLNDEEEKHFCNVCFSFLYYKKYCFYELLRIYRNLCMLNEEEKNLLSESIYCKVYKMYLAVLNNYYFILNILLPQISTPIILNLLSYTFHKDCEENNIDDDICCNHSNLNNTGNGAFNMGHINIEKQANDNNIRKKSREEIIINTIIDNLTEQEKANIDKIYNYNNLDARLLCKDDPLTILNEIKSKIMNKKKDCDMLKLFDNQSELLLSDDNSQNNNELTKKQDVQYNENSISINTEHIEHHEENETSKINKKETNLSENNTLLNDEKNNATTNSNDVNLKNQSENISISINKEECDNNEKSEHISPGLRITNMYSPSLDEYSLIQNMSKVRSTLRQFVRDWSIEGIDERKSAYEPILKSLEKYLPITDNYIPKILCPGSGLGRLPYEVAKRGYKSQGNEFSYFMLLSSNFILNYYNQKESLHIQPYCINTLNRKKRDDHLKIINLPDVNTYNKDVLNSEFSMCAGELVEVYYDEKEQFDGILTCFFLDTAKNIFIYIRTFANILKPNSLWSNIGPLLFHYAEMPNEMSIELAWDEIKFIISKWFTIVDEQWIDNYYTTNIDSMMQVQYHCIFFNAIRNDMPVEG from the coding sequence atgccCAATGCAAATGAGGCACATAAGAAAAGTAAACCAAACGACGCTgcttatataaataatgatagcACGGATAATGGCTATATTAATGAGAACAAACATGATCCAACCATATATAAcaatcatataaataagcaAAATAGTAATTCTAATATGGagataaattataatagaCAAAATGATGAGAATGGAGAATGCTCAAgagatataaataattacaatgatgtaaaggaaaataattGTGATGAATGTAATGATAACAATTGTTGTAATTCTCATAAAGACTGTTatgatgatgataataatattgatatgctaaatgatgaagaagaaaaacatttttgtaatgtttgtttttcttttttatattataaaaaatattgtttttatgaattgttaagaatatatagaaatttatgtatgttaaatgaagaagaaaaaaatttattatcagAATCGATTTATTGtaaagtatataaaatgtatcTAGCTGTTttgaataattattattttatattaaatatattattaccaCAAATTTCAACACCTATTATacttaatttattatcCTATACATTTCATAAAGATtgtgaagaaaataatatagatgATGATATTTGTTGTAATCATAGTAATTTGAACAATACCGGAAACGGTGCATTTAACATGGGTCATATAAACATAGAAAAACAAGCCAACGATAATAACATAAGGAAAAAATCAAGAGaagaaattataataaatacaataataGATAATTTAACAGAACAAGAAAAAGCTAACATTGATAAGATATACAATTATAACAATTTAGATGCAAGACTTTTATGTAAAGATGATCCATTAacaatattaaatgaaataaaatctAAAAtcatgaataaaaaaaaagattgTGATATgcttaaattatttgataatcaatctgaattattattatcagaTGATAATAgccaaaataataatgagcTTACAAAAAAACAGGATGTgcaatataatgaaaattcgATTTCTATAAATACTGAACATATAGAGCATCACGAAGAAAACGAAACTagcaaaataaataaaaaggaaacaaatttatcagaaaataatactttATTAAacgatgaaaaaaataatgcaaCCACGAATAGTAATGATGTAAATCTTAAGAATCAATcagaaaatatttctatttCTATTAACAAAGAAGAAtgtgataataatgaaaaatctGAACATATATCACCAGGATTAAGAATTACAAATATGTATTCTCCATCTCTTGATGAATATTCattaatacaaaatatgaGTAAAGTAAGAAGCACGTTAAGGCAATTTGTTCGTGACTGGTCTATTGAAGGTATAGATGAAAGAAAAAGTGCATATGAAcctattttaaaaagtttaGAAAAATACCTTCCAATAACAGATAATTATATACCCAAAATATTATGCCCAGGATCAGGGTTAGGTAGATTACCATATGAAGTAGCAAAAAGAGGTTATAAAAGCCAAGGGAATGAATTTTCCTATTTTATGCTTTTATCatctaattttattttaaattattataatcaaAAAGAATCATTACATATTCAACCATATTGTATTAATACattaaatagaaaaaaaagagatgatcatttgaaaattattaatttaccAGAtgttaatacatataataaagatgTATTAAATTCTGAATTTTCAATGTGTGCTGGTGAATTAGTTGAAGTAtattatgatgaaaaagAGCAATTTGATGGAATATTaacatgtttttttttagatacagctaaaaatatttttatttatattcgaACATTTGCAAATATACTTAAACCAAATTCATTATGGTCAAACATTGgtccattattatttcattatgcTGAAATGCCAAATGAAATGTCTATTGAGCTAGCATGGGATGaaatcaaatttattatctCAAAATGGTTTACTATTGTAGATGAGCAATGGATAGACAATTATTATACTACAAACATAGATTCAATGATGCAAGTACAATAtcattgtattttttttaatgccATTCGAAATGATATGCCTGTTGAGGGCTAA
- a CDS encoding asparagine synthetase [glutamine-hydrolyzing]: MCGILAIFHSSIETNRLRRKALRLSKILRHRGPDWNGIVVEENGDGTTNVLTHERLSIVDVLSGQQPLYDDKKEICLTINGEIYNHLELRKLVKQDILDALKSKSDCAIIPNLYKIYKEKLPCMLDGIFAGVISDKKYNTFFAFRDPIGICPLYIGYAADGSIWFASEFKALRIYCVRYVAFPPGHYYMCNNGKGEFVRYYNPNWWKLNSPIPNNKIDLEKIRITLENAVIKRLMGDVPFGVLLSGGLDSSIIASIISRHLKSIQTGTINNINGACVGKNNKNLNALKSFSIGLKDSPDLKAAKEVSDFLNTDHTEFHFTVDQGIDTLHDVIYHIETYDITTIRASTPMYILSRLIKSSCIKMVLSGEGSDEIFGGYLYFHKAPNAEEFHRELQRKIHDLHIYDVLRANKSTMAFGIEARVPFLDLEFLDLVMNIDPKEKMCSNNRIEKDILRRAFSGYLPDHILYRQKEQFSDGVGYNWIDGLKEYAEKKVSDAQFSRAPFLFPYNTPKTKEAYLYRCIFYQCFPEQCAQEFVPEGPSIACSTSKAIEWDEQFKVNPDQSGRYVLDVHKHSKNIEDIKAA; this comes from the exons atgtgTGGAATTTTAGCTATTTTTCATTCATCTATTGAAACTAATCGATTAAGAAGGAAAGCCTTAAGATTAtcaaaaat ATTACGACATCGAGGGCCAGATTGGAATGGTATAGTTGTCGAAGAAAATGGAGATGGAACAACAAATGTATTAACTCATGAAAGATTATCAATTGTAGATGTATTATCAGGACAACAACCATTAtatgatgataaaaaagaaatatgtTTAACTATTAATggagaaatatataatcatttaGAATTAAGAAAATTAGTAAAACAAGATATTTTAGACGCATTAAAAAGTAAATCAGATTGTGCTATAATTCCAaacttatataaaatatataaagaaaaattgcCTTGTATGTTAGATGGTATATTTGCGGGAGTTATTagtgataaaaaatataatacattttttgcATTTAGAGATCCTATAGGAATATGCCCACTTTATATAGGTTATGCAGCAGATGGTTCAATATGGTTTGCATCTGAATTTAAAGCGTTAAGGATATACTGCGTTAGATATGTAGCATTTCCACCTGGCCATTATTACATGTGTAATAATGGAAAAGGTGAATTTGTTAGATATTATAATCCAAACTGGTGGAAATTGAATAGCCCTATAcccaataataaaattgacTTAGAAAAAATACGTATTACTTTAGAAAATGCAGTAATTAAAAGATTAATGGGTGATGTACCGTTTGGAGTTTTATTATCTGGTGGTTTAGATTCATCTATAATTGCATCTATAATTTCAAGACATTTAAAATCAATACAAACTGGCactattaataatattaacgGAGCATGTgttggaaaaaataataaaaatttaaatgctTTAAAAAGCTTTTCTATTGGATTAAAAGATTCTCCTGATTTAAAAGCAGCTAAAGAAGTTTCAGATTTTTTAAACACAGATCATACAGAATTTCATTTTACTGTTGACCAGGGTATTGATACATTACATGATGTTATATACCACATTGAAACATATGATATAACAACTATCCGTGCATCTACACCTATGTATATTCTTTCAAGGTTAATAAAAAGCAGTTGTATTAAAATGGTTTTAAGTGGGGAAGGATCGGATGAAATATTTGGGggatatttatatttccataAGGCACCAAATGCAGAAGAATTCCATAGAGAATTACAAAGGAAAATACATgatttacatatttatgatGTTTTACGAGCAAATAAATCTACTATGGCTTTTGGTATAGAAGCACGTGTACCCTTTTTAGATTTAGAATTTTTAGACTTAGTTATGAATATAGATccaaaagaaaaaatgtgtTCAAATAATAGAATTGAAAAAGATATTTTAAGAAGAGCTTTTTCTGGTTATTTACCTGATCATATCCTTTACAGACAAAAGGAACAATTTTCCGATGGTGTTGGTTATAATTGGATTGATGGATTAAAAGAATATgcagaaaaaaaagtatcAGATGCTCAATTTTCTAGAGCTCCTTTCCTTTTTCCATATAATACACCAAAAACTAAAGAAGCTTATTTATATCgatgtatattttatcaatgTTTTCCTGAGCAATGTGCTCAAGAATTTGTACCCGAAGGTCCATCTATAGCTTGCTCTACAAGCAAGGCAATTGAATGGGATGAACAGTTCAAAGTAAATCCTGACCAATCAGGTAGATATGTTTTAGACGTACACAAgcattcaaaaaatattgaagaTATAAAAGCCGCCTAA
- a CDS encoding 60S acidic ribosomal protein P2, putative has protein sequence MAMKYVAAYLMCVLGGNENPGKKEIKNVLSAVNAEVEEEVLGNLLDSLKGKSYHELISEGLKKLQNVGGGAAAAAAAPVAGDTGDSKKEEKKEEKEEEEEEEDDLGFSLFG, from the coding sequence atggctATGAAATACGTTGCAGCTTATCTTATGTGCGTTTTGGGAGGAAATGAAAACCCAGgaaaaaaggaaattaaGAATGTATTAAGTGCAGTAAATGCAGAAGTTGAAGAAGAAGTATTAGGTAATTTGTTAGATTCTTTAAAAGGAAAAAGCTATCATGAATTAATAAGTGAAGGATTAAAGAAATTACAAAATGTTGGAGGGGGTGCCGCTGCCGCTGCCGCTGCCCCAGTAGCAGGTGATACTGGAGATTctaaaaaagaagaaaagaaagaagaaaaagaagaagaagAGGAAGAAGAAGATGATTTAGGATTTTCCTTATTTGGTTAA
- a CDS encoding SECIS-binding protein 2, putative yields MEKYINDYTEKHYKKCYVERYNINGNNMKMEQNSFGNKIKDEKRSPIKATIVTKNNNYKNVKLANAPYINVGNRLVKITFTSQKKMQKDLEKKRMIHMIMNKKKKKKKEFERRKKIINNLSEILAKEKEMGNSYFLPKKLKRKKKKKIQKYIILEKEIKNCIYNELMENRHVEKEQCLDIIKNRNKWNIKCSTYIFQYLKYENIYYIGIKKRKKITKYYDSIIYKSNHKDLQKINIINKGGANLEQNEQLYSKQHLNFVKQKKLSKNVYYKNGNIILNTLNLDNIKNYDTTHVIENSYENQEYVTKNSPKKLNIPLNHEENDIKAKNSEHNFLENANDNILDNSKESGNTNFQGEGNDLNKKIIKENILKNEKILKFIQVSKIEKNTYINDYVDHKITEELNNMVKDFLKKISKSHDKLLLLKKKRRYYLGMKECYKHICINEPKLVLVAPNIEPTLNNVFDDMINKIVCKCKEKNIPLVFALSKNVLGKCIGKCRQSILCIIDNDSYIKECNDIINLANSLKIYK; encoded by the coding sequence atggagaaatatattaatgattaTACAGAAAAAcattacaaaaaatgcTATGTAGAAAggtataatattaatggaAACAATATGAAAATGGAGCAAAATTCAtttggaaataaaataaaggatGAAAAACGATCTCCCATAAAGGCTACAATTGtgacaaaaaataataattataaaaatgtgaaacTGGCAAATGCCCCCTACATCAATGTTGGAAATAGACTCGTAAAAATTACATTTACTAGtcagaaaaaaatgcaaaaagatttagaaaaaaagagaatGATCCATATgataatgaataaaaaaaaaaaaaaaaaaaaagaatttgaaagaagaaaaaaaataattaataatctGAGTGAAATTTTAGCTAAGGAAAAGGAAATGGGgaattcatattttttaccaaaaaagttaaagagaaaaaaaaaaaaaaaaatccaaaaatatattattttagaAAAGGAAATTAAAAACTGTATATATAACGAATTAATGGAAAACCGCCACGTTGAAAAAGAACAATGCCTggatataattaaaaatagaaaCAAATGGAACATAAAATGCtctacatatatatttcaatatttaaaatatgaaaatatatattacatagGAATTaagaaaaggaaaaaaataacaaaatattatgatagtataatatataaatctaATCATAAagatttacaaaaaattaatatcataaataaaGGGGGGGCAAATCTTGAACAAAATGAGCAACTTTATAGTAAGCAACActtaaattttgtaaaacaaaaaaaattatctaaaaatgtttattataAGAATGGTAACATCATATTAAACACATTAAATTTAGATAATATCAAAAACTATGATACAACACATGTTATAGAAAATAGTTATGAAAATCAGGAATATGTTACAAAGAATTCCccaaaaaaattgaatattCCCTTAAATCAcgaagaaaatgatattaaaGCGAAAAATAGCGAGCATAATTTTCTGGAAAATgcaaatgataatattttagaCAACTCAAAAGAAAGCGGCAATACAAACTTTCAAGGGGAAGGTAATgatttgaataaaaaaataataaaagaaaatatattgaaaaatgaaaaaattttaaaatttattcaaGTTAgtaaaatagaaaaaaatacatacaTTAATGATTATGTTGACCATAAAATAACagaagaattaaataatatggttaaggattttttgaaaaaaatttcaaaatcacatgataaattattattattaaaaaaaaagcgaAGATATTATTTAGGAATGAAAGAATGTTATAAGcacatatgtataaatgAACCAAAGTTAGTTTTAGTGGCACCAAATATTGAACCAACGCTAAATAACGTGTTTGATgatatgataaataaaatagtttGCAAAtgtaaagaaaaaaatattcccTTAGTTTTCGCTTTAagtaaaaatgtattaggTAAATGTATAGGAAAATGCCGGCAATCaattttatgtataattgACAATGATTcttatataaaagaatgcaatgatataattaatttggCAAATTctcttaaaatatataaataa
- a CDS encoding YTH domain-containing protein, putative has translation MQSANYSSMPQFQSARSIYKNPKTKFFLIKSSSDKNISISLNFNIWATTPKNENKFLTAFIENDYVILVFSVNESSKFCGYAIMRSKPGESKNSNVYFYYDDKIFRGKNFDIQWIRIVDVFFHEVTHLKNSLNDNKLIKVGRDGQEIEQMAGMKLCDIFEAKFERMPTFLNFNKIPQAPKIIDTSSNLMIGIPNIEDKKDKIKLYPINNDLNMNYNTFRKLYEESKYNLTNIYNPALHIFPIDLTNMNYDDYIDLYEKSLPVWKQKMKELQLNYNYIKQ, from the exons atgcAAAGCGCCAATTATTCGTCTATGCCTCAATTTCAATCCGCTAGGAGTATAT ACAAAAACCCCAAAACAAAgttttttcttataaaaAGTTCCTCagacaaaaatatttcaatttctctaaattttaatatatgggCAACGACACcaaaaaacgaaaataaatttctCACTGCCTTTATa GAAAATGATTATGTAATTTTAGTATTTTCTGTCAATGAGAGTTCTAAATTTTGTGGTTATGCTATTATGAGATCAAa aCCAGGTGAATCGAAAAATAgtaatgtatatttttattatgatgataaaatatttcgGGGCAAGAATTTTGATATTCAATGGATTAGAAt AGTagatgttttttttcatgaAGTAACACACTTAAAGAATAGTCTTAATGACAATAAGTTAATTAAAGTAGGCAGAGATGGTCAg gaAATTGAACAAATGGCTGGAATGAAACTATGCGATATTTTTGAAGCCAAATTCGAACGAATGCCCACATTTCt aAACTTTAATAAAATTCCTCAAGCTCCAAAAATAATTGACACAAGTTCCAACCTAATGATAGGCATTCCGAATATTGaagataaaaaagataaaataaaattatatccaataaataatgatttaaatatgaattataatacttttcgtaaattatatgaagaatcaaaatataatttaactaatatatataatccaGCATTGCATATATTTCCTATCGATTTAACAAATATGAATTATGACGATTATATTGATTTGTATGAAAAGTCTTTACCCGTTtggaaacaaaaaatgaaagaactgcaattaaattataattatattaaacagtaa